A region from the Musa acuminata AAA Group cultivar baxijiao chromosome BXJ1-10, Cavendish_Baxijiao_AAA, whole genome shotgun sequence genome encodes:
- the LOC103969765 gene encoding pectinesterase inhibitor 28 has product MASFLFFFFPVLAHSLASPPLPPPPALVQSTCSLTSNYAFCVAALQSDPRSLRANDVKSLSAIAVGIAFAKARSTSTYASGMMTKNVTTAAAAAAFGTCAEKFRNAGEALRWALGSLAQENYDYACMHVSAAQEYASACGRLFSRRSPAVAYPAAMAKRADYLQRLCGTALDIISQLVDAP; this is encoded by the coding sequence ATGGcttcatttctcttcttcttctttcctgttCTCGCACACTCACTGGCCTCTCCACCTCTTCCACCACCACCCGCCCTAGTCCAGAGCACATGCAGCCTGACGTCCAACTACGCCTTCTGCGTGGCCGCGCTCCAGTCCGATCCCCGCAGCCTGAGAGCCAACGACGTCAAGTCCTTATCCGCCATCGCCGTCGGGATCGCCTTCGCCAAGGCGAGGAGCACGTCGACGTACGCCTCCGGCATGATGACCAAGAACGTCactacggcggcggcggcggcggcgttcgGGACCTGCGCCGAGAAGTTCAGGAACGCCGGCGAGGCGCTGCGGTGGGCGCTCGGCTCGCTGGCGCAGGAGAACTACGACTACGCGTGCATGCACGTCAGCGCGGCTCAGGAGTACGCCAGCGCATGCGGCAGGCTGTTCTCGAGGAGGAGCCCCGCCGTGGCGTACCCGGCGGCGATGGCGAAGAGGGCGGACTACCTGCAGCGCTTGTGTGGCACTGCCCTGGACATCATCTCGCAGCTCGTTGATGCTCCGTAG